Proteins encoded together in one Pelagicoccus enzymogenes window:
- a CDS encoding phage tail protein — MTEYPLTKFHFVVAWGGSRIGFTEVSGLEAETELIEYREGSSAEYSKIKMPGMQKYANITLKRGTFLGDNDFFEWWKTTRILGKPERRDLIISLLNEEHAPVMNWKVKNAFPTKVQATDLKADGSEVAIETLELAHEGIEMEAIA; from the coding sequence ATGACAGAATATCCACTGACCAAATTCCACTTCGTCGTCGCCTGGGGCGGCTCTCGCATCGGCTTCACCGAAGTATCCGGACTCGAAGCTGAGACCGAGCTCATCGAATACCGCGAAGGCTCCAGCGCCGAGTATTCGAAGATCAAGATGCCCGGCATGCAAAAGTACGCCAACATCACCCTCAAGCGCGGAACCTTCCTCGGCGACAACGACTTCTTCGAATGGTGGAAGACCACTCGTATCCTCGGCAAGCCCGAGCGACGCGACCTCATCATCAGCCTGCTCAACGAAGAGCACGCCCCCGTCATGAACTGGAAAGTCAAAAACGCCTTCCCCACCAAAGTGCAAGCCACCGACCTCAAAGCGGACGGCAGCGAAGTCGCCATCGAAACCCTCGAGCTCGCCCACGAAGGCATCGAGATGGAAGCCATCGCCTAA
- a CDS encoding phage tail protein encodes MNRFGFLGAFHFRVEFLGLGGDSVDTRFQSVSGLSSSIETDSLREGGENRFEHALPSRTSYSDLVLKRGFVTSSALLDWFSSAMQTLEIYPKDLNVVLLNEKHEPAMTWKVTHAWPKKWAIGDLDAETSAIAIETLELGYHDFRLEK; translated from the coding sequence ATGAATCGCTTCGGTTTTCTAGGAGCTTTCCACTTCCGCGTTGAATTCCTCGGTCTCGGTGGTGACTCTGTGGATACACGCTTCCAGTCCGTCTCCGGTCTGAGCTCGTCCATCGAAACAGACTCCCTGCGCGAAGGCGGGGAGAACCGTTTCGAACACGCCCTGCCCAGCCGTACCTCCTACAGCGACCTGGTGCTCAAGCGTGGCTTCGTCACCTCCTCCGCCCTGCTCGACTGGTTTTCCAGCGCCATGCAAACCCTCGAGATCTACCCCAAGGACTTGAACGTCGTGCTTCTCAACGAAAAGCACGAGCCCGCCATGACTTGGAAAGTCACGCACGCCTGGCCCAAGAAATGGGCCATCGGCGACCTCGACGCCGAAACCAGCGCCATCGCCATCGAAACCCTAGAACTCGGCTACCACGACTTCCGCCTCGAAAAGTAA
- a CDS encoding DUF5908 family protein — protein MTIEIRQLIIRASLTDEPKDKGPQTGAEARGGGNKNNQKAEIVREAVEQVMQILREEKER, from the coding sequence ATGACCATCGAAATCCGCCAGCTCATCATCCGCGCCTCGCTCACCGACGAGCCCAAGGACAAAGGCCCGCAAACCGGTGCCGAGGCCCGCGGCGGCGGCAACAAGAACAATCAAAAGGCCGAGATTGTTCGCGAAGCCGTCGAGCAAGTCATGCAAATCCTAAGGGAGGAAAAGGAACGCTAA
- a CDS encoding CIS tube protein: protein MGKLEKMEITAFSDAEFSQPVPDGRFVTQVNPEKVSLKYEIEIPEDQAQGTSGSEARFGKIKPQELSFEFMFDSTGAIPNPDGSSPINDDGVYEKVKHFMSVVYEYNGEEHKPNNVQIAWGRLLFKCVLKTVNIDYRLFRPDGTPLRAVASASFQGSVEERLRTAIEAPASPDITHTRTVRDGETLQQLVTEVYGHPKYTVAVAQANRLPNFRRLATGQILHLPPIVGTKNA from the coding sequence ATGGGCAAACTAGAGAAGATGGAGATCACCGCGTTCAGCGACGCGGAATTCTCCCAGCCCGTACCGGATGGACGCTTCGTCACCCAGGTCAACCCGGAGAAGGTAAGCCTCAAGTACGAGATCGAAATCCCGGAAGACCAAGCCCAAGGCACCTCCGGCTCCGAAGCTCGCTTTGGTAAGATTAAGCCTCAGGAACTGAGCTTCGAATTCATGTTCGATAGCACCGGAGCCATTCCCAATCCCGACGGCTCCTCGCCCATCAACGACGACGGCGTCTACGAGAAGGTGAAGCATTTCATGTCGGTGGTTTACGAATACAACGGCGAGGAACACAAACCCAACAACGTGCAAATCGCCTGGGGCCGCCTCCTCTTCAAGTGCGTCCTCAAAACCGTCAATATCGACTACCGTCTCTTCCGCCCTGATGGCACTCCCCTGCGAGCCGTCGCCAGCGCCAGTTTCCAAGGCTCCGTCGAGGAACGCCTCCGTACCGCCATCGAAGCCCCCGCTTCGCCTGACATCACCCACACTCGCACCGTGCGCGACGGCGAAACGCTCCAGCAGCTCGTCACTGAGGTGTATGGACATCCCAAATACACCGTTGCGGTCGCTCAAGCGAACCGCCTGCCAAACTTCCGACGACTCGCCACCGGACAAATCCTTCACCTGCCGCCCATCGTAGGCACCAAGAATGCCTAA
- the vgrG gene encoding type VI secretion system tip protein VgrG, which produces MPNPRIIPSPAAKDVVTSTIKVNGNALSRTFEVAAISVVKNIGRIPFARIELYDGDPASETFPACDDPTLDPGGEIEITAGYRSNETPIFKGILTSHSIRLRSSGRSLLTLVCRHPLYQASLTRRSRSFQDFTDSDAISEILGSYNVSIETDATEVTHESLFQYHCTDWDFCVARAHANSRLLIPTDEGASLKTLDAGQEPSLQLQYGATLLELDVELDIRSQPTEATATSWDPASQEILESTASEPSLPSAGNQNADSLAALHGQSQHFHHAGAVTQEELDAFASGQLLLQRLGARVGRARCMGIAEPLPGQLVDIAGISDRFSGSYLISGVRHTLSQGTWYTDLQIGMLPEKAAANARTEAAAPFASSMLPHASGLHIGIVEALEGDPQSEFRIQVKLPTQGEDAAPYWARLASIDAGESRGAFLYPEIGDEVVVAFFDHDPRHPLVLGSLYSSARPAPLEPSDDNHEKGFFSRSEMKLLFNDDLVSATLETPNGNILQLSEDEGAILIEDENGNKITLNADGIELSSAADLNLSASGDINIEGTNVTLKANAQFTAEGASAAELKASGNTTIKGALVQIN; this is translated from the coding sequence ATGCCTAACCCCCGCATCATCCCTTCTCCCGCCGCTAAGGACGTTGTCACTTCTACTATCAAGGTGAACGGCAACGCCCTCTCACGCACTTTCGAGGTCGCAGCAATCAGCGTGGTGAAAAACATCGGCCGCATCCCTTTTGCCCGCATCGAGCTCTACGACGGCGATCCCGCCTCGGAAACCTTCCCCGCATGCGACGACCCTACTCTCGACCCTGGCGGCGAGATCGAAATCACCGCCGGCTACCGTTCCAACGAAACCCCTATTTTTAAGGGCATCCTCACCAGCCATTCCATTCGTCTCCGCTCGAGCGGCCGCTCGCTGCTCACCCTCGTTTGCCGTCACCCGCTCTATCAAGCCAGCCTCACCCGCCGCTCCCGTTCCTTCCAGGACTTCACCGACTCCGACGCCATCTCGGAAATACTCGGCTCCTACAACGTATCCATAGAAACAGACGCCACCGAAGTCACCCACGAAAGCCTCTTCCAATACCACTGCACCGATTGGGATTTCTGTGTCGCCCGCGCCCATGCCAATAGCCGCCTGCTCATTCCCACCGACGAAGGAGCGAGCCTCAAAACTCTCGACGCCGGCCAAGAGCCTTCCCTGCAACTCCAGTACGGCGCCACTCTCCTGGAACTCGACGTCGAGCTCGATATCCGCAGCCAGCCCACCGAAGCAACCGCTACCTCCTGGGATCCCGCCTCGCAAGAAATCCTGGAGTCCACCGCTTCCGAGCCGTCCCTGCCGAGCGCCGGAAACCAGAACGCCGACAGCCTTGCCGCACTACACGGTCAATCCCAGCACTTCCACCACGCCGGAGCTGTCACCCAAGAAGAGCTCGACGCCTTCGCCAGCGGCCAGCTTCTCCTGCAACGCCTCGGAGCCCGCGTGGGACGCGCCCGATGCATGGGCATCGCCGAGCCCCTCCCCGGCCAACTCGTCGACATCGCCGGCATCTCCGATCGCTTCAGCGGCAGCTACCTCATCTCCGGCGTCCGCCATACTCTCAGCCAAGGAACCTGGTACACCGATCTGCAAATCGGAATGCTACCTGAAAAAGCTGCCGCGAACGCCCGCACCGAAGCCGCCGCCCCCTTCGCCTCCTCCATGCTACCCCACGCCTCCGGCCTGCACATCGGAATCGTGGAAGCCTTGGAAGGCGACCCGCAAAGCGAATTCCGTATCCAAGTAAAACTGCCTACCCAAGGCGAAGACGCCGCTCCCTATTGGGCTCGCCTCGCTTCCATCGACGCCGGTGAATCCCGCGGCGCATTCCTGTATCCTGAAATTGGCGACGAAGTCGTGGTCGCCTTCTTCGACCACGATCCTCGTCATCCGCTCGTCCTAGGAAGCCTCTACAGCAGTGCCCGTCCCGCCCCGCTCGAACCTTCCGACGACAACCACGAAAAAGGCTTTTTCTCCCGCTCGGAAATGAAGCTGCTTTTCAACGACGATCTCGTGTCCGCTACCCTCGAAACACCCAACGGCAACATCCTTCAGCTCAGCGAGGACGAAGGCGCCATCCTCATCGAAGACGAAAACGGCAACAAAATCACCCTCAACGCCGACGGCATCGAGCTCTCCAGCGCTGCCGACCTAAACCTCAGCGCCAGCGGCGACATCAACATCGAAGGCACCAACGTCACCCTTAAAGCCAACGCCCAATTCACCGCCGAAGGCGCCTCCGCCGCCGAGCTCAAAGCCTCCGGCAACACCACCATCAAAGGCGCCCTCGTCCAAATCAACTAA
- a CDS encoding PAAR domain-containing protein, whose protein sequence is MPPAARITDTHVCPMVDPSSGVPHVGGPILPPGEATVLIAGMPAAKMGDSCICVGPTSSIIAGSSTVMIGGSPAARMGDSTAHGGTIVSGAPTVIIN, encoded by the coding sequence ATGCCTCCTGCCGCCCGTATTACCGACACCCACGTTTGCCCCATGGTTGATCCCTCTTCCGGCGTTCCCCATGTCGGCGGCCCTATCCTGCCACCCGGCGAAGCCACCGTGCTCATCGCTGGCATGCCCGCCGCCAAGATGGGCGACTCCTGTATTTGCGTGGGCCCTACCTCCAGCATCATCGCCGGATCTTCCACCGTTATGATTGGCGGATCGCCTGCCGCCCGCATGGGCGACTCCACCGCCCACGGAGGAACCATAGTATCCGGAGCCCCGACCGTCATCATTAACTAG
- a CDS encoding GPW/gp25 family protein: protein MPDQNLPAFIGTGWAFPPDFLMGSHTVRMSDGVEDIEQSLRILLSTLPGERAMRPDYGCDLTPLLFEPLTTTLRTVTEDRVKTSIYLHEPRIEPLRVAVSMADANAGMLLISVDYRIRSNNTRHNYVFDFYQSEGTET, encoded by the coding sequence ATGCCTGACCAAAACTTGCCTGCCTTCATCGGAACCGGCTGGGCCTTCCCGCCCGACTTCCTCATGGGCAGCCATACCGTTCGTATGAGCGACGGCGTGGAAGACATCGAGCAAAGCCTCCGCATCCTCCTTTCCACCCTTCCCGGCGAACGCGCCATGCGTCCCGACTACGGCTGCGACCTAACGCCCCTGCTCTTCGAGCCCCTCACCACCACCTTGCGAACCGTCACGGAAGACCGCGTCAAAACCTCCATCTACCTCCACGAACCCCGCATCGAACCGCTCCGCGTCGCCGTCTCGATGGCCGACGCCAACGCGGGCATGCTGCTTATCAGCGTCGACTATCGTATCCGCTCCAACAATACACGGCACAACTACGTCTTCGATTTTTACCAATCGGAAGGCACTGAAACCTGA
- a CDS encoding baseplate J/gp47 family protein codes for MSSLDSQTIPASSGTSQSERIIPALDPRSAPLDGRSEAQLASFAQAFASQLAFWTSDKTFAPNVDWAQFFPDLSPSNLPDALQRAGREPQVALFLAFLKLYRHAQSELNALTARHLDFQYREVLRLTPNSAQPDHAHLVLQPKKNANSIVVPADTEFSAKPDLIYTADINSVIQPVSLNALRSLTISPSSPVPQHAAIADSLDGLGEPLPEEQPSWHPFGYERELPPARHGFAISSPMLVLREGTRVVTLTLDIQLTDTTPSESEAKSFFETHVSVEFSGEEEWLLASDVSLESYQLTGDSVTLALSCTLDADSDPVVPFDPNALEGGFDTVAPVMKLSVEANADVGTATAFSECAVSGIKLKTLVSGMRDVTLENDHGRLDPSKPFLPFGPTPKRDSSFYIGTEEARHKPVTDATLSITWKDVPSSLSAHYDAYKSRSSKIVSNNHYFTAKLQILRQGVFKNLSDENEKLFDSSDASKTVTISSADDQLQVAAFGFKLFTNRFSRTVRRGQIKLPYRNLSLAKPLSPLRVSPALAFKAQLKVPRFKTIRALRPNTRNGFLRLQLNQSFLHSRYANLLANTLIFNANEKDSTKHKDLPNPPYTPEISDFSLGYTAETESVDPRQSDAASFENRDIRLYHLGAFGQREAHAHLGAEQPLSLLPSRDFQGQLIIGIDKLEAKQSISILVQVEDGSAHPDASRAEIQWSALASNQWIPVSKDDLLFDSTHGFQTSGIVQLIVPAAANTQNTWLEPGTLWLKAEVKDNRDGVCRLRDVQLNAIPVTLKQPLSASHLSTSLPAETIDTNVTPLRGLKEVQQPFDSFGGAGPESDSSFRRRSSERLRHRGRAVTAWDFERLVLQAFPKIYRAQCLPHTNTSLENEPGAVTLVVLPDTRGMDAAASLQPKVDAATLASINDFLESLSSPFAQAQAINPSYEALSLKFKVGFRKVYPFPTYKRLLNEALLKHLAPWSSNADTIPDFSGFIYRSALIAFVDDLEYVDYVSEFQLLHPLLNPNNSQSNQAITASKPGALLTSVAQHDIEDANS; via the coding sequence ATGAGTTCCCTCGACTCTCAAACCATTCCTGCCTCTTCCGGCACCAGCCAAAGCGAACGCATCATTCCCGCTCTCGATCCTCGCTCCGCTCCGCTCGACGGACGCAGCGAGGCCCAACTCGCTTCATTCGCCCAAGCATTCGCTTCCCAGCTTGCCTTCTGGACATCCGATAAGACCTTTGCCCCCAACGTCGACTGGGCCCAGTTCTTCCCCGACCTCAGTCCCAGCAACTTGCCCGACGCTCTCCAACGCGCCGGCCGCGAACCGCAAGTCGCCCTCTTCCTCGCTTTCCTCAAACTCTACCGCCACGCCCAAAGCGAGCTCAACGCCCTCACCGCCCGCCACCTCGACTTCCAATATCGCGAAGTTCTCCGCCTAACCCCCAACTCTGCCCAGCCCGACCACGCGCACCTCGTCCTGCAGCCAAAGAAAAACGCCAACTCCATCGTCGTTCCCGCTGACACCGAATTTTCGGCCAAACCGGACCTTATCTACACTGCCGACATTAACTCGGTCATCCAACCGGTCAGCCTCAACGCCCTGCGTTCCCTCACGATTTCCCCTTCCAGCCCCGTCCCGCAACACGCAGCCATCGCCGATTCGCTCGACGGGCTCGGCGAACCGCTACCCGAAGAGCAGCCCAGCTGGCACCCATTCGGATACGAACGCGAGCTTCCCCCCGCCCGCCATGGTTTCGCAATTTCCTCCCCTATGCTCGTCCTCCGCGAGGGGACTCGAGTCGTGACCCTCACTCTCGACATCCAGTTAACCGATACCACTCCTTCCGAATCCGAAGCGAAAAGCTTCTTCGAAACTCACGTATCCGTCGAATTCAGCGGCGAGGAGGAATGGCTGCTCGCAAGCGATGTTTCGCTTGAGTCGTATCAACTCACTGGTGACAGCGTTACCCTCGCCCTCAGTTGCACGCTCGACGCCGACTCCGACCCCGTCGTCCCCTTCGATCCTAATGCTCTAGAAGGCGGCTTCGATACGGTGGCTCCCGTCATGAAGCTCTCCGTCGAAGCCAATGCGGACGTCGGAACCGCCACCGCTTTCAGCGAATGCGCCGTGAGCGGCATCAAACTCAAAACCCTCGTCTCTGGCATGCGAGACGTCACCCTGGAAAACGACCACGGACGGCTCGATCCCAGCAAGCCCTTCCTTCCCTTCGGACCGACTCCAAAACGCGATTCCTCCTTCTACATCGGCACCGAGGAAGCCCGCCACAAACCGGTCACCGACGCCACCTTGAGCATCACCTGGAAAGACGTGCCCTCGTCGCTCTCTGCTCACTACGATGCCTATAAGTCCCGCAGCAGCAAGATCGTATCCAACAATCACTACTTCACCGCAAAGCTACAGATCCTTCGCCAAGGCGTATTCAAAAACCTGAGCGACGAAAACGAGAAGCTCTTTGATTCCAGCGACGCCAGCAAAACCGTCACTATCTCTTCAGCTGACGATCAGCTGCAAGTCGCCGCCTTCGGCTTCAAGCTCTTCACAAACCGCTTCTCCCGCACCGTCCGTCGCGGTCAAATCAAGCTCCCTTACCGCAACCTCTCCCTCGCCAAACCGCTTAGCCCGCTACGCGTTTCCCCAGCTCTTGCTTTCAAGGCCCAACTCAAAGTCCCTCGCTTCAAAACCATCCGCGCCCTGCGCCCCAATACGCGAAACGGATTTCTTCGCCTCCAGCTCAACCAAAGCTTCCTCCACAGTCGCTACGCGAACCTGCTAGCCAATACCCTCATTTTCAACGCCAACGAAAAGGACAGTACCAAGCACAAGGACCTGCCCAATCCTCCCTACACCCCGGAAATCTCCGACTTCTCCCTCGGTTACACTGCAGAAACCGAATCCGTCGATCCTCGCCAAAGCGACGCTGCCAGCTTCGAAAATCGAGACATTCGCCTTTACCATCTCGGCGCCTTCGGGCAACGAGAAGCCCACGCCCACCTCGGAGCCGAGCAACCGCTCTCCTTGCTCCCAAGCCGCGACTTCCAAGGCCAGCTCATCATCGGCATCGACAAGTTGGAAGCCAAACAGAGCATAAGTATCCTCGTGCAAGTCGAAGACGGCAGCGCCCATCCCGACGCCAGCCGCGCTGAAATCCAATGGAGCGCGCTCGCATCCAATCAATGGATACCCGTTTCCAAGGACGATCTGCTTTTCGATTCCACCCATGGCTTCCAGACCTCCGGTATCGTGCAACTCATCGTACCTGCCGCAGCCAATACCCAAAACACCTGGCTCGAACCGGGCACCCTTTGGCTCAAAGCCGAGGTCAAAGACAACCGAGACGGCGTTTGTCGCCTGCGCGACGTACAGCTCAACGCCATCCCCGTCACTCTCAAGCAGCCCCTTTCAGCTTCGCACCTCAGCACCAGTCTGCCCGCAGAAACCATCGATACCAACGTAACACCCCTCCGCGGTCTGAAGGAAGTACAGCAACCCTTCGATTCCTTTGGGGGTGCTGGTCCCGAGAGCGATTCCTCCTTCCGCCGCCGCAGCAGCGAACGCCTTCGCCATCGCGGTCGGGCCGTCACCGCCTGGGACTTCGAACGACTCGTGCTTCAGGCCTTCCCCAAGATCTATCGCGCCCAGTGCCTGCCGCACACCAACACCTCCCTCGAAAATGAGCCCGGAGCCGTCACCCTGGTCGTGCTTCCCGATACCCGCGGCATGGATGCCGCCGCCTCGTTGCAGCCAAAAGTCGACGCCGCAACCCTCGCCTCCATCAACGATTTCCTCGAGTCGCTCTCCAGCCCTTTCGCACAAGCCCAAGCCATCAATCCGAGCTACGAAGCGCTATCCCTCAAGTTCAAGGTCGGATTCCGCAAAGTGTATCCGTTCCCCACTTACAAACGGTTGCTCAACGAAGCATTGCTCAAACACCTCGCCCCTTGGTCCAGCAATGCAGACACCATACCCGACTTCAGCGGCTTCATCTACCGCAGCGCCCTGATCGCCTTCGTCGACGACCTCGAGTACGTCGACTACGTGAGCGAGTTCCAGCTTCTCCACCCGCTTCTCAATCCCAACAACTCCCAGAGCAACCAGGCCATCACCGCTTCCAAGCCTGGCGCCCTCCTGACTTCCGTCGCCCAGCACGACATCGAAGACGCCAACTCATGA